From the genome of Papaver somniferum cultivar HN1 chromosome 2, ASM357369v1, whole genome shotgun sequence, one region includes:
- the LOC113353516 gene encoding allene oxide synthase-like — MNILPGEFVNVPDPKVIVLADAVSFPILFDHSKVEKKDLIVGTYVPSTSFTGGYKVGGYLDPSDEKHGKLKGLFLGLFASIHHKTTPVSQTYFAALFDNLESDVAAKGQASFNTYSDNMIFELLLHVYYNIDPAKLGNKGSSMIRKWLLSSSIQ; from the coding sequence ATGAACATTCTACCAGGAGAGTTTGTCAATGTTCCAGATCCTAAAGTCATTGTATTAGCGGATGCAGTTAGTTTTCCAATCCTTTTTGATCATTCAAAAGTCGAAAAGAAAGATCTCATTGTTGGTACTTATGTGCCATCAACTTCTTTCACCGGTGGGTATAAAGTTGGCGGTTATTTGGATCCTTCAGACGAAAAACATGGGAAACTTAAAGGTCTCTTTCTTGGTCTATTTGCATCTATACACCATAAGACTACTCCTGTATCTCAAACATATTTTGCTGCTCTTTTCGATAATCTTGAGTCCGATGTGGCTGCAAAAGGTCAAGCTAGCTTCAACACTTATAGTGATAACATGATTTTCGAACTACTTCTTCATGTTTATTACAATATCGATCCTGCCAAGCTGGGTAATAAAGGCTCGTCCATGATAAGGAAATGGTTGTTGTCCAGTTCCATCCAATAA
- the LOC113353515 gene encoding 9-divinyl ether synthase-like has product MSGANAYAGLRPLFHALMKWLYLGGEKLHKDLINEIRETVKSEGGVVTLASIEKMKLTKSVIFEIFRMEPAAPHQYARAREDMVISSHDASYQVKKGEVLFGYQPLAMRDPKIFENPNEFIGTRFLGEEGEKLLKYAYWSNERQTVDPIADNKQCAGKDIVLLLARLMVVEFFLRYDTFTAEVGKNYTGSTVTVKTLIKATSIN; this is encoded by the coding sequence ATGTCCGGTGCCAATGCTTACGCTGGTTTGAGACCCCTTTTCCATGCTTTGATGAAATGGTTATATCTAGGAGGAGAAAAACTACACAAAGATCTTATTAACGAAATTAGGGAAACTGTTAAGTCTGAAGGCGGCGTTGTGACTCTCGCATCAATTGAGAAAATGAAGCTGACCAAATCTGTGATATTCGAAATTTTTAGGATGGAACCAGCTGCCCCGCATCAGTATGCCAGAGCTAGAGAAGATATGGTAATAAGCAGTCATGATGCTAGTTACCAAGTCAAGAAAGGTGAGGTTTTATTTGGATATCAACCGCTGGCTATGCGTGATCCTAAGATATTTGAGAATCCAAATGAGTTTATAGGGACAAGATTTCTTGGCGAAGAAGGAGAAAAGCTGCTGAAATATGCTTATTGGTCTAACGAACGTCAAACAGTTGATCCAATCGCCGATAATAAACAATGCGCTGGGAAAGATATCGTACTATTGTTAGCCAGACTTATGGTGGTAGAGTTTTTCCTACGCTACGACACATTCACAGCAGAGGTTGGAAAGAATTATACCGGATCTACAGTCACTGTTAAGACATTGATTAAAGCAACTAGTATCAATTGA
- the LOC113353517 gene encoding allene oxide synthase 1, chloroplastic-like, with protein MAFKDDRSSELPLKEIPGDLGLPVLGPISDRYHYNYFQGHAEFIKSHTEEYNSTVFRMNLLLAELINVPDPKVIVLADAVSFPILFDHSKVWKKDVLIGNYVPSTSFTGGYKVSAYLDPSDEKHGKLKSLYLDLFASIHHKTIQVSQTCFTALFDNLEMDVAVKGEANFNTYSDDMAFNLLLRVFFDIDPTNLGNKGPTMMRKWLTIQFHTILTLGLPKWLSWVEDALFHSFPCPSFLVKSDYQKIYDVVYASSTPIFDEAKKLGLSKEETCHNLVFMSGANAYAGLRPLFRAVMKWLYLGGEKLHKDLVDEIRAVVKSEGGVVTIAALEKMPLTKSVVFEILRMEPSAPHQYARAREDMVISSHAASYQVKKGEVLFGYLPLAIRDPKIFENPNEFIGTRFMGEEGEKLLKYGNWFNERQTVDPIPENKQCAGKNIALLLSRLTVVEFFLRYDTFTAEIGKNYTGSTVTVKTLIKATSSN; from the coding sequence ATGGCTTTTAAGGATGATCGATCATCAGAACTACCCTTAAAAGAGATCCCCGGAGATTTAGGTCTCCCAGTTCTTGGTCCAATATCAGATCGTTATCATTACAATTACTTCCAAGGTCATGCCGAGTTCATCAAGTCTCATACGGAAGAATACAATTCAACTGTTTTTCGAATGAACCTTCTTTTAGCTGAGCTTATCAATGTTCCAGACCCTAAAGTCATTGTTCTGGCTGATGCAGTTAGTTTTCCTATTCTTTTCGATCATTCAAAAGTATGGAAGAAAGACGTTCTTATAGGTAATTATGTGCCCTCAACTTCTTTCACCGGTGGGTATAAAGTCAGTGCTTATTTGGATCCCTCGGATGAAAAGCATGGGAAACTTAAAAGTCTTTATCTCGACCTATTTGCATCTATACACCATAAAACCATTCAGGTATCTCAAACATGTTTCACTGCTCTTTTCGATAACCTCGAAATGGATGTAGCCGTAAAAGGTGAAGCTAATTTCAATACTTACAGTGATGACATGGCTTTCAATTTACTTCTTCGTGTTTTCTTCGATATCGACCCTACAAATCTTGGTAACAAAGGTCCGACAATGATGAGAAAATGGTTGACTATACAATTTCATACGATATTGACTCTGGGGTTACCCAAGTGGTTGAGTTGGGTTGAAGATGCTCTCTTCCATAGCTTTCCATGTCCCTCATTTCTTGTGAAATCTGATTATCAAAAGATTTATGATGTTGTTTACGCTTCATCTACACCGATTTTTGATGAAGCCAAGAAGCTTGGGTTATCAAAAGAGGAAACTTGTCATAATCTTGTTTTTATGTCCGGTGCCAATGCTTACGCTGGTTTGAGACCCCTTTTTCGTGCTGTGATGAAGTGGTTATATCTAGGAGGGGAGAAATTACACAAAGATCTTGTTGACGAAATTAGAGCGGTTGTTAAATCCGAAGGCGGAGTTGTAACTATAGCAGCACTTGAGAAAATGCCGCTTACCAAATCAGTGGTATTCGAAATTCTTAGGATGGAACCGTCTGCTCCGCATCAGTACGCAAGAGCCAGAGAAGATATGGTAATAAGTAGTCACGCTGCCAGTTATCAGGTCAAGAAAGGTGAGGTTCTATTTGGATATCTGCCTTTGGCTATTCGGGATCCTAAGATATTCGAGAATCCAAATGAGTTTATAGGGACTAGATTTATGGGTGAAGAAGGTGAAAAATTGCTCAAGTATGGTAATTGGTTTAACGAGCGTCAGACTGTTGATCCCATCCCCGAGAATAAACAATGCGCCGGGAAGAACATCGCCCTATTGTTATCCAGACTTACGGTGGTAGAGTTTTTCCTACGTTACGACACGTTCACGGCAGAGATTGGGAAGAATTATACTGGATCTACTG